A region of Streptomyces sp. NBC_01750 DNA encodes the following proteins:
- a CDS encoding ABC transporter permease, protein MTLRPALKPQRHPAVKANRRPGPRPSRRPARRPAVKRHRRGTDRRPRFAIAVTAAFFALLYLPIGVVVLFSFNSQKSLTVFKDFSLRWYSAFFKDDVLLESLGMSLRVSLVAMAGSLILGVALALGLVRCRSRLGSLAGLVMLVPLITPEIVTGVAAMLLFKGFGVTLSTGTVMLAEITFSISYVTVILRSRIAALNPEVEEAAMDLGATRWQALRLVTLPALLPSILASAVLVFALVFDDFVLAYFTTGVDPQPLSVRIYSAIRFGVQPTINAVGTLMLAGSIGLIALALAIPRLFGRRGGLDLLSGK, encoded by the coding sequence ATGACACTCCGTCCCGCCCTCAAGCCGCAACGCCACCCGGCCGTCAAGGCGAACCGCCGCCCGGGCCCGCGGCCAAGCCGTCGACCGGCTCGCCGCCCGGCCGTCAAGCGGCACCGCCGCGGCACCGACCGCAGGCCCCGCTTCGCCATCGCCGTCACCGCCGCCTTCTTCGCGCTCCTCTACCTCCCCATCGGCGTTGTCGTCCTCTTCTCCTTCAACTCCCAGAAGTCCCTCACCGTCTTCAAGGACTTCAGCCTCCGCTGGTACTCGGCCTTCTTCAAGGACGACGTACTGCTCGAGTCGCTCGGTATGAGCCTTCGGGTGTCCCTGGTGGCCATGGCAGGCTCCCTGATCCTCGGAGTCGCCCTGGCGCTGGGCCTGGTCCGCTGCCGCAGCCGGCTCGGCTCACTCGCCGGCCTGGTCATGCTCGTCCCGCTGATCACCCCGGAGATCGTCACCGGTGTCGCCGCGATGCTGCTCTTCAAGGGCTTCGGCGTCACGCTCTCCACCGGCACCGTGATGCTCGCGGAGATCACCTTCTCCATCTCCTATGTGACGGTGATCCTGCGCTCCCGGATCGCCGCCCTGAACCCGGAGGTGGAAGAGGCGGCGATGGACCTCGGGGCCACCCGCTGGCAGGCGCTGCGCCTCGTCACCCTGCCCGCCCTGCTCCCCAGCATCCTCGCGTCCGCGGTGCTCGTCTTCGCCCTTGTCTTCGACGACTTCGTGCTCGCCTACTTCACCACCGGCGTCGACCCGCAGCCGCTCTCCGTACGCATCTACTCGGCGATCCGCTTCGGCGTACAGCCCACCATCAACGCGGTCGGCACCCTGATGCTCGCCGGATCCATCGGCCTCATCGCCCTCGCCCTCGCCATACCGCGCCTGTTCGGTCGCCGCGGTGGCCTCGATCTGCTCTCCGGGAAGTGA
- a CDS encoding aminobutyraldehyde dehydrogenase yields the protein MAECSVYPEVLNHIAGADIPAASGESMELTDPATGAVHRSVPRSGRADTDAACAAAAAAYERWSTTTPAERQRALLRIADAMEDHADDLVAAEVGDTGKPADLFRSEELPAITDTLRYFAGAARNLPGAAAGEYTEGRTSLLRREPVGVCAQITPWNYPLMMAAWKIAPAVAAGNTTVLKPADTTPTSSALLARIAAEHLPPGVLNVVCGDRDTGRELTAHPAVRLIAVTGSVRAGREIAAAAAADLKRVHLELGGNAPVIVHDDVDIECAAADLAAVAYYNAGQDCTAPTRFLVGHRVHDAFLAAFCARARKLRTAAPGEPADYGPLNNAAQLASVEALLSRLPDHAEVVAGGSRIRRPGYFHEATVVAGVRQTDEIVQEEIFGPVVTVQPFSDEDEALRLANEVRFGLAASVWTMDHDRAMRATRALQTGIVWVNTHGTTVSEMPHGGVKHSGYGSDLSLAGLLDYTQVKHVML from the coding sequence GTGGCTGAGTGCTCTGTGTATCCCGAGGTCCTCAACCACATCGCGGGAGCGGACATCCCCGCCGCCTCCGGCGAGTCGATGGAGCTCACCGACCCCGCCACCGGCGCAGTGCACCGCAGCGTGCCGCGCTCCGGACGGGCCGACACCGATGCCGCCTGTGCGGCGGCCGCAGCCGCGTACGAGCGCTGGTCCACGACCACTCCGGCCGAACGGCAGCGCGCGCTGCTGCGCATCGCCGACGCCATGGAGGACCACGCGGACGACCTTGTGGCCGCCGAGGTCGGCGACACCGGCAAGCCCGCGGACCTCTTCCGGTCCGAGGAACTGCCCGCCATCACCGATACCTTGCGCTACTTCGCCGGCGCCGCCCGGAACCTGCCCGGCGCCGCCGCCGGCGAGTACACCGAGGGACGCACCTCGCTGCTCCGCCGCGAACCGGTCGGTGTCTGCGCCCAGATCACCCCCTGGAACTACCCCCTGATGATGGCGGCATGGAAGATCGCCCCGGCGGTCGCGGCCGGCAACACCACCGTGCTCAAACCCGCCGACACCACCCCCACCTCATCAGCCCTGCTGGCCCGCATCGCCGCCGAACACCTGCCGCCGGGTGTGCTCAACGTCGTCTGCGGCGACCGGGACACCGGCCGGGAACTCACCGCCCATCCGGCCGTCCGGCTGATCGCGGTCACCGGCAGCGTCCGGGCCGGCCGGGAGATCGCGGCCGCCGCCGCGGCGGACCTCAAGCGCGTCCATCTCGAGCTCGGCGGAAACGCTCCGGTCATCGTCCACGACGACGTGGACATCGAGTGCGCGGCGGCGGACCTCGCCGCGGTCGCGTACTACAACGCCGGCCAGGACTGCACGGCCCCCACAAGATTCCTGGTCGGCCACCGCGTTCACGATGCGTTCCTCGCTGCGTTCTGCGCCCGCGCGCGGAAGCTGCGCACCGCGGCGCCCGGCGAGCCGGCCGACTACGGCCCGCTCAACAACGCTGCGCAACTGGCCTCTGTGGAGGCCCTGCTGAGCAGGCTGCCGGATCATGCCGAGGTTGTCGCCGGGGGTTCCCGGATCCGCCGGCCCGGATACTTCCACGAGGCGACCGTGGTCGCCGGTGTCCGCCAGACCGACGAGATAGTGCAGGAGGAGATCTTCGGCCCGGTCGTCACCGTGCAGCCGTTCTCGGACGAGGATGAGGCGTTGCGGCTTGCCAATGAGGTGCGGTTCGGCCTCGCGGCCAGTGTATGGACCATGGACCACGATCGCGCGATGCGCGCGACCCGGGCCCTGCAGACCGGGATCGTGTGGGTGAACACGCACGGCACCACGGTGTCGGAGATGCCGCACGGCGGGGTCAAGCACTCCGGCTACGGCAGCGATCTGTCTCTGGCCGGGCTGCTGGACTACACCCAGGTCAAGCACGTCATGCTGTGA
- the araD gene encoding L-arabinonate dehydratase: MGRMTVERPGELRSHQWYGTDGLRSFSHRARTRQLGYLPEEHLGKPVIAILNTWSDINPCHVHLRDRAQAVKRGVWQAGGFPLEFPVSTLSETFQKPTPMLYRNMLAMETEELLRSYPVDGAVLMGGCDKSTPALLMGAASADLPTVFVPAGPMLPGHWRNEVLGSGTDMWKYWDDKRAGLIGDAEMAELENGLARSPGTCMTMGTASTLTAAAEALGVTVPGASSIPAVDSGHERMAAASGRRIVDLVHRDRKLSQILTRDAYEDAVATVLALGGSTNAVIHLIAMAGRSGVRLTLDDFDRIARTVPVLANLRPGGRYLMEDFHFAGGLPAFLTRLTDVLHLDRPTVAHDTLREQLEGVLVHNPDVIRPRENPLAEEGGLAVLRGNLCPDGAVIKHIAAEPRLLKHTGPAVVFPDYRTMQRTINDPELGITTDHVLVLQGAGPKGGPGMPEYGMLPLPDHLLKQGVRDMVRISDARMSGTSYGTCVLHIAPESHIGGPLALVRSGDLITLDVAARTLRLEIPDEELERRRAEWTPPPQRYDRGYGALYTEQINQAETGCDFAFLARRGRNPDPYAG; encoded by the coding sequence ATGGGCCGTATGACCGTCGAGCGCCCCGGGGAACTACGCAGTCACCAGTGGTACGGAACGGACGGGCTGCGCTCGTTCAGCCATCGCGCCCGCACCCGCCAGCTCGGCTATCTGCCCGAGGAGCACCTGGGCAAGCCCGTCATCGCGATCCTCAACACCTGGTCCGACATCAACCCCTGCCATGTCCATCTGCGTGACCGGGCGCAGGCAGTCAAGCGCGGTGTCTGGCAGGCCGGCGGCTTCCCTCTCGAATTCCCGGTCTCCACACTCTCCGAGACATTCCAGAAGCCGACCCCGATGCTCTACCGCAACATGCTGGCGATGGAGACCGAGGAACTGCTGCGCTCCTATCCGGTGGACGGCGCGGTACTGATGGGCGGCTGCGACAAGTCCACGCCTGCGCTGCTGATGGGCGCCGCCAGCGCCGACCTGCCCACCGTGTTCGTACCGGCCGGGCCGATGCTGCCGGGCCACTGGCGCAATGAAGTACTCGGCTCCGGCACGGACATGTGGAAGTACTGGGACGACAAGCGTGCCGGGCTGATCGGCGACGCGGAGATGGCAGAGCTGGAGAACGGCCTGGCCCGCTCCCCCGGCACCTGTATGACCATGGGCACCGCCTCCACACTGACGGCGGCGGCCGAGGCGCTGGGCGTCACCGTCCCCGGCGCGTCGTCCATTCCGGCCGTCGACTCCGGGCACGAGCGGATGGCCGCCGCGTCCGGACGGCGGATCGTCGACCTGGTGCATCGGGACCGGAAGCTCTCGCAGATTCTCACCCGGGATGCGTACGAGGACGCCGTCGCCACTGTCCTGGCCCTCGGCGGCTCGACCAACGCCGTGATCCATCTGATCGCGATGGCCGGACGCTCGGGCGTGCGGCTCACGCTCGACGATTTCGACCGCATCGCCCGTACGGTGCCGGTGCTGGCCAACCTCCGTCCCGGCGGCCGCTATCTGATGGAGGACTTCCACTTTGCCGGAGGACTCCCGGCGTTCCTGACCCGGTTGACGGACGTACTGCATCTGGACCGGCCCACCGTCGCGCACGACACTCTGCGCGAACAGCTCGAAGGCGTCCTCGTCCACAACCCCGATGTCATCCGCCCGCGCGAGAATCCTCTCGCCGAGGAGGGTGGCCTGGCAGTGCTGCGCGGCAACCTCTGTCCCGACGGCGCCGTCATCAAGCACATCGCCGCCGAACCCCGCCTCCTCAAGCACACCGGACCCGCCGTGGTCTTCCCCGACTACAGGACGATGCAGCGAACCATCAACGATCCGGAGCTCGGCATCACCACCGACCATGTACTGGTGCTCCAGGGCGCGGGTCCCAAGGGTGGCCCCGGCATGCCCGAGTACGGCATGCTGCCGCTCCCCGACCACCTGCTCAAGCAGGGTGTACGGGACATGGTGCGGATCTCCGACGCCCGGATGAGCGGCACCAGCTACGGCACCTGTGTACTGCACATCGCCCCCGAATCGCACATCGGCGGCCCGCTGGCGCTGGTCCGCAGCGGGGACCTCATCACCCTGGACGTCGCGGCGCGCACCCTCAGGCTCGAGATCCCGGACGAGGAGCTCGAGCGGCGCAGGGCTGAATGGACACCGCCGCCACAGCGGTACGACCGGGGCTACGGCGCCCTGTACACCGAGCAGATCAACCAGGCCGAAACCGGCTGCGACTTCGCCTTTCTCGCCCGGCGCGGCAGGAACCCCGATCCCTACGCGGGCTGA
- a CDS encoding ABC transporter ATP-binding protein, producing MPTTPAETSPAVRLDTSPAVRLDGISKSYGDSYAVHDLSLDIARGEFFSLLGPSGCGKTTSLRMIGGFTDPTDGAILLGGEDVTALPPDKRNVNTVFQSYALFDHLSVADNVAFGLKRKGVGRAEIRERVAAMLDRVQLGGLAHRKPGTLSGGQRQRVALARALVNRPEVLLLDEPLAALDLKLRRRMQVELKQIQREVGITFVFVTHDQDEALTMSDRVAVMNEGRVEQCGTPEDVYERPASSFVASFMGTSNLVPGIYRSGEVVVDQGPTLPVGTRTGVTEGSRVSLSIRPEKIWLSDFEPGMALVNGVIRETVYSGPTTTYLIELAPGITLSVLEQNTDRSRMEDRWSGGESVEIGWKPEHCLVLD from the coding sequence ATACCCACGACACCCGCGGAAACCTCACCCGCCGTCCGGCTCGACACCTCGCCCGCCGTCCGCCTCGACGGCATCAGCAAGAGCTACGGCGACTCGTACGCCGTCCACGACCTCTCGCTGGACATCGCCCGCGGAGAGTTCTTCTCGCTCCTGGGCCCCTCGGGCTGCGGCAAGACCACATCGCTGCGCATGATCGGCGGCTTCACCGACCCGACCGACGGCGCCATCCTGCTCGGCGGCGAGGACGTGACCGCCCTGCCGCCCGACAAGCGCAACGTCAACACTGTCTTCCAGAGCTATGCGCTCTTCGACCATCTGTCGGTCGCCGACAACGTGGCCTTCGGCCTCAAGCGCAAGGGGGTCGGCCGGGCCGAGATACGCGAACGGGTCGCCGCCATGCTCGACCGGGTGCAGCTCGGCGGCCTGGCCCACCGCAAGCCCGGTACTCTCTCCGGCGGCCAGCGTCAGCGCGTCGCCCTGGCCCGCGCACTCGTCAACCGCCCCGAGGTCCTGCTCCTCGACGAACCGCTGGCCGCACTCGACCTCAAACTCCGCCGCCGGATGCAGGTCGAACTCAAGCAGATCCAGCGGGAGGTCGGCATCACCTTCGTCTTCGTCACCCACGACCAGGACGAGGCGCTGACCATGTCCGACCGGGTGGCGGTGATGAACGAGGGCCGCGTCGAGCAGTGCGGAACCCCCGAGGATGTCTACGAACGCCCGGCGAGCAGCTTCGTCGCCTCCTTCATGGGCACCTCCAACCTCGTGCCCGGCATCTACCGCTCCGGCGAGGTCGTCGTCGACCAGGGCCCCACACTGCCCGTGGGCACCCGCACCGGCGTCACCGAAGGCAGCAGGGTCAGCCTCTCCATCCGGCCCGAGAAGATCTGGCTCTCCGACTTCGAACCGGGCATGGCCCTGGTGAACGGCGTCATCCGCGAGACCGTCTACTCCGGCCCGACCACCACCTACCTCATCGAACTCGCCCCCGGCATCACCCTTTCGGTCCTGGAGCAGAACACCGACCGCTCCCGGATGGAGGACCGCTGGAGCGGTGGCGAGAGCGTCGAGATCGGCTGGAAACCCGAACACTGCCTGGTCCTCGACTGA
- a CDS encoding flavin monoamine oxidase family protein, with product MNHDVIVLGAGLAGLAAARDLAAAGAHVLVLEARERVGGRVEQTTLPDGRLVQLGGEVVGRAHTSYLTLAAELGLTPIPSYVAEPGVIARATPEGISAGDPPHWFGPGDDACHRRVTDSFTALARTVDPDDPWSHPDAAALDGIPVGDWLRSEGATPAVVRLWEIGQLALASGSYERTSLLAALRKHAAVPGTEHGGHYDYEDWEGLRVAEGSATVALRMADGLGDRIRLGAPVDAIAVRPGGCTVRLTGGETLTAGAVVSALPVGPLRSVTVTGISDERLASLHRQRQAVAAKFVAAYDKPFWRAHDLSGLSECEGVLGSTWPQNEGILSALVPPERYGVLLGMPDRLRVPELLRDVARLYGDEAHQPLTAYLRMWGTDPWTQGYVTQWTPGDVMAVGPRHGTHEPPFYVCGSDQWVAGYMEGAVRTGRAAAKEALRRG from the coding sequence ATGAACCACGATGTCATCGTGCTCGGCGCCGGACTCGCCGGTCTCGCCGCAGCACGTGACCTGGCCGCAGCCGGTGCCCACGTCCTCGTCCTCGAGGCCCGCGAACGGGTCGGCGGCCGCGTCGAACAGACCACGCTGCCCGACGGCCGGCTCGTCCAGCTCGGCGGCGAAGTCGTGGGCCGCGCCCACACCTCGTATCTCACCCTCGCCGCCGAACTCGGCCTCACGCCGATCCCCAGCTATGTCGCCGAGCCCGGGGTCATCGCCCGCGCCACGCCGGAAGGAATCTCCGCCGGAGACCCGCCGCACTGGTTCGGCCCCGGCGACGACGCCTGTCACCGGCGAGTCACCGACTCGTTCACCGCTCTGGCCCGCACCGTCGATCCGGACGATCCGTGGTCCCACCCCGACGCCGCCGCCCTCGACGGGATACCGGTCGGAGACTGGCTGCGCTCCGAGGGCGCGACCCCCGCCGTCGTACGCCTCTGGGAGATCGGCCAACTCGCCCTGGCCAGTGGCTCGTACGAACGCACCTCACTGCTCGCCGCCCTGCGCAAGCATGCCGCCGTCCCCGGTACCGAACATGGCGGTCACTACGACTACGAGGACTGGGAGGGACTGCGGGTCGCGGAGGGGTCGGCGACCGTGGCACTGCGCATGGCGGACGGGCTCGGTGACCGGATACGGCTCGGGGCACCGGTCGACGCGATCGCCGTACGGCCGGGCGGCTGCACCGTACGCCTGACCGGAGGCGAAACGCTCACCGCCGGCGCCGTCGTCAGCGCGCTGCCCGTCGGTCCGCTCCGCTCGGTCACCGTCACCGGAATTTCCGACGAACGGCTCGCCTCGCTGCACCGGCAGCGCCAGGCGGTCGCCGCCAAGTTCGTCGCGGCCTATGACAAGCCCTTCTGGCGCGCCCACGATCTGAGCGGCCTCTCCGAATGCGAAGGGGTCCTCGGCAGCACCTGGCCGCAGAACGAGGGCATCCTCTCCGCCCTCGTCCCGCCCGAGCGTTACGGCGTGCTGCTCGGCATGCCCGACCGGCTGCGCGTGCCCGAACTGCTCCGCGACGTCGCCCGCCTCTACGGCGATGAGGCCCACCAGCCACTCACCGCGTATCTGCGGATGTGGGGCACCGATCCGTGGACCCAGGGCTATGTCACGCAGTGGACCCCCGGCGACGTCATGGCCGTCGGCCCCCGGCACGGCACCCATGAACCGCCGTTCTATGTGTGCGGCTCCGACCAGTGGGTGGCCGGCTATATGGAGGGCGCCGTACGCACCGGCCGCGCCGCGGCGAAGGAGGCGCTGCGTCGTGGCTGA
- a CDS encoding cysteine desulfurase-like protein: MSYDIEAVRAQFPALKAGSAHFDSPGGSQTPQPVIDAIADALANPLSNRGQSTLGERNAEAIVTGARQALADLLGASPSGIVFGRSATQLTYDFSRTLAKTWSPGDEVVVTRLDHDSNIRPWIQAAATAGAIVRWADFDPATGELTADDIRAVLSERTRLVAVTAASNLLGTRPAVPEIARLAHETGALLYVDGVHYTAHARVDIGRLGADFFTCSPYKFLGPHLGVIAGRPGLLETLEPDKLLPSPNSVPERFELGTLPYELLAGTHAAVDFLAGLSPHRDGTRRERLASAFTALEDYEDTLRLRIEEGLSRFEAITVHSRAAERTPTLLLTIRGRSTLEAYRYLADRGIYAPSGSFYALEASRRLGLGDAGGLRVGLAPYNNAEDVERLLQGLSDYLYPASEAR, encoded by the coding sequence ATGAGCTACGACATCGAAGCCGTCCGCGCCCAGTTTCCCGCCTTGAAGGCCGGCTCGGCCCACTTCGACAGCCCGGGTGGCTCACAGACTCCGCAACCCGTCATCGACGCCATCGCCGACGCGCTGGCGAACCCGCTGTCCAACCGCGGCCAGAGCACGCTCGGCGAGCGCAACGCCGAGGCCATCGTCACCGGCGCCCGGCAGGCACTGGCAGACCTGCTGGGCGCAAGTCCGTCCGGCATCGTCTTCGGCCGCAGCGCCACGCAGCTGACGTACGACTTCTCCCGGACCCTCGCCAAGACCTGGTCGCCCGGCGACGAAGTCGTCGTCACCCGCCTCGACCACGACTCCAACATCCGCCCCTGGATACAGGCGGCGGCAACTGCCGGAGCCATCGTGCGATGGGCCGATTTCGACCCGGCCACCGGCGAACTGACCGCCGACGACATACGCGCCGTGCTCTCCGAGCGCACCCGCCTGGTCGCCGTGACCGCCGCATCCAACCTCCTCGGCACCCGCCCCGCCGTCCCGGAGATCGCCCGGCTGGCCCATGAGACCGGAGCACTCCTCTACGTCGACGGCGTGCACTACACCGCCCATGCCCGTGTCGACATCGGACGGCTCGGTGCGGACTTCTTCACCTGCTCCCCCTACAAGTTCCTCGGACCGCATCTCGGCGTCATCGCCGGTCGGCCCGGACTTCTCGAGACTCTGGAGCCGGACAAACTGCTGCCCTCGCCGAATTCCGTGCCCGAGCGCTTCGAGCTCGGCACCCTGCCGTACGAACTCCTCGCGGGCACCCACGCCGCCGTCGACTTCCTGGCCGGCCTGAGCCCGCACCGCGACGGCACCCGCCGGGAGCGGCTGGCCTCCGCATTCACGGCGCTCGAAGACTACGAGGACACCCTGCGGCTGCGTATCGAGGAGGGGCTGAGCCGCTTCGAGGCGATCACCGTGCACTCACGAGCGGCCGAGCGCACCCCGACACTGCTGCTGACCATCCGCGGCCGCAGCACACTCGAGGCCTACCGATACCTGGCCGACCGGGGAATCTACGCGCCGTCAGGCTCCTTCTACGCCCTGGAGGCATCGCGCCGGCTCGGCCTGGGTGACGCGGGAGGACTACGTGTCGGCCTCGCCCCGTACAACAACGCCGAGGACGTGGAGCGGCTCCTGCAGGGCCTCTCGGACTACCTGTACCCGGCATCCGAAGCTCGCTGA